A region from the Drosophila ananassae strain 14024-0371.13 chromosome 2L, ASM1763931v2, whole genome shotgun sequence genome encodes:
- the LOC6500276 gene encoding rho GTPase-activating protein 100F isoform X7 — protein MQWKKKFTRLKAATGNSRVRRMLCCGRRKENGRSVPDVTASPGRAPPGPLPANQLSSLGNQQPHHGNQQHHGNHANQQHHGNHRGHSGSLSNAVGAKDPVLLQGDFRKVSGISSEIFRQIEAVENDHDPNTAAALEAVERRGEMIVRILEPRCMGSKPAVDAAHKLMNKADGRHTVQLVEIVKRPGQTLGLYIREGNGADRTDGVFISRIALESAVYNSGCLRVGDEILAVNLVDVTHMSLDDVVIIMSIPRRLVLAIRQRRGNRGTGSPGPPTLSRPEQKPPPVVVIKRDLRDEDLDETDRMPRPRSSRDRRTGDGREMTESRSRLGLGLNNYSPQSEQLDMYYNTRGGAGGGGPMGEPPNWGYKPPPPPSSVITEQPTKGHAFAPSHAYYQNAGTLESLAEKVHAFYPGAPGGPPVGPSRRMSTGTGNVGLAQQHARFPRSGSDQHLPRVEYADYSNSLGRHSLLRSSLKPGTAGGAPLPVGVGGTLGRYGRYDQQRSGGVSKYGPPAAGAQSLTRRSRPNLDYSSDTEATIGPRSSYYYYNRPAIASMPRGSGGGGGGAAAAAAMLAADHLNKFNSLPRERPGVRLQGMRSRIGDRLVDENDGNTSAPEFDARRGRDLRQRITASPSIFTADEYRAWLRRAPSSSAIAEQMRMTRDMFAQPRAQRFSCSAENIHDVLRNTESIYSSRNHILGTGTLDRNMGLTRPISALPVRSMSSQHIGGAGSIRSPSIRRMRQLLELSAGPASPSGSIMSTGGHQSPAPTPSATLPRPHRQIDINPAEFAKYKLDKPIVDMGGVSGMLWIHLLAGRGLRTAPEGVGPGGAAPPGQTRDLYCVIECDRVHKARTVVRSGDLQFDWDESFELDLVGNKQLDVLVYSWDPQHRHKLCYRGAISLSAILRQSPLHQLALKVEPRGTIYIRMRHTDPLALYKRRGLPSLRAGYPTLFGADLESVVNRESKGAPGCAPVPIVLRRCVEEVERRGLDIIGLYRLCGSATKKRLLREAFERNSRAVELSPEHVPDINVITGVLKDYLRELPEPLFTRCLFQMTVDALAVCLPDDPEGNAKLMLSILDCLPRANRATLVFLLDHLSLVVSNSERNKMSAQALATVMGPPLMLHSASAQPGADIDHAQPIAVLKYLLQIWPQPQAQHQQLAQHMAGATGAMLSGMATAGSMSNMAGVASDRSARRVNRAAWKQSQCVASGQTGTPSAAAGAAHGGGQPTALVHFGNQHTLPRPSSALSHSQQSSVSISSGSVSSIASSLATSGATALSIGGLSGLSNSRPIATATSRHTLPRQ, from the exons ATGCAGTGGAAGAAGAAGTTTACTCGATTAAAAGCGGCTACTGGAAATTCGCGTGTGCGAAGAATGCTTTGTTGTGGACGTAGAAAG GAGAATGGAAGATCAGTTCCTGATGTCACTGCCAGTCCGGGTAGAGCACCTCCAGGCCCGCTGCCAGCCAATCAGCTATCCTCGCTGGGCAACCAACAGCCGCACCATGGGAACCAGCAGCACCACGGGAACCATGCGAACCAGCAGCACCACGGCAACCACCGCGGCCATAGCGGCAGTCTGTCAAATGCGGTGGGCGCCAAGGATCCAGTGCTGTTGCAAGGCGACTTCCGCAAGGTCAGCGGCATCAGCTCGGAGATCTTTCGGCAGATAGAGGCCGTGGAGAATGACCACGATCCTAATACGGCGGCGGCCCTCGAAGCGGTGGAGAGGCGCGGAGAGATGATTGTGCGCATTCTAGAGCCCCGGTGCATGGGCAGCAAGCCGGCGGTGGACGCAGCCCACAAACTGATGAACAAGGCCGATGGGCGGCATACGGTGCAACTGGTGGAAATCGTCAAGCGCCCCGGCCAGACACTGGGTCTGTACATCCGCGAAGGGAATGGAGCCGACCGCACCGATGGCGTTTTCATCTCCCGGATCGCTTTAGAGTCTGCCGTTTACAACAGCGGCTGTCTGAGG GTGGGTGATGAAATCTTGGCGGTTAACCTGGTGGACGTCACCCACATGTCCCTGGACGATGTCGTTATCATCATGTCAATTCCACGACGACTGGTGCTGGCCATTCGCCAGAGGCGTGGCAACCGAGGCACTGGCTCCCCGGGACCTCCAACTCTTTCCAGGCCCGAGCAAAAGCCGCCACCGGTAGTGGTAATCAAGCGTGATCTGCGCGACGAGGATCTGGACGAAACTGATCGGATGCCAAGGCCGCGATCATCACGTGATAGACGTACAG GGGACGGCCGCGAGATGACGGAGTCCAGATCCCGCTTGGGTCTGGGTCTGAACAACTACAGTCCACAGTCGGAGCAGCTGGACATGTACTACAATACAAGAGGAGGTGCCGGCGGAGGAGGGCCTATGGGAGAGCCTCCTAACTGGGGATACAAACCACCACCCCCTCCATCATCCGTGATTACGGAGCAGCCCACAAAAGGACACGCCTTTGCGCCATCTCATGCCTACTACCAAAATGCGGGAACTCTAGAGAGTTTAGCAGAGAAGGTGCACGCATTTTACCCAGGAGCACCCGGTGGACCACCTGTAGGGCCCTCTCGGCGAATGTCCACTGGCACCGGCAACGTGGGTCTGGCCCAACAGCACGCTAGGTTTCCTCGATCGGGCTCGGACCAGCACCTCCCCCGCGTTGAATATGCAGATTACTCGAACTCTCTGGGCCGCCACTCTTTGCTCCGTTCCAGCTTAAAGCCAGGAACGGCTGGAGGAGCTCCTCTTCCAGTGGGCGTAGGTGGCACACTAGGGCGCTATGGCCGCTACGATCAGCAGAGGAGCGGCGGCGTCTCCAAGTACGGTCCGCCGGCTGCAGGAGCCCAGTCTCTGACTCGCCGTTCCAGGCCGAACCTGGACTACTCCAGTGACACAGAGGCTACGATTGGTCCACGATCGAGCTACTACTACTACAACCGCCCCGCCATCGCAAGCATGCCAAGAGGATCAggtggcggcggaggaggGGCAGCCGCCGCCGCAGCCATGCTGGCAGCGGATCATCTTAACAAATTCAACTCGTTGCCTCGCGAGCGACCCGGCGTCCGACTGCAGGGAATGCGATCGCGAATCGGTGATCGTCTAGTGGACGAAAACGATGGCAATACTTCGGCACCGGAGTTCGACGCGCGGCGGGGCAGGGATCTGCGCCAAAGAATCACTGCTAGCCCGTCGATATTCACGGCGGACGAGTACCGTGCTTGGCTGAGGAGGGCGCCGAGCAGCTCAGCCATTGCGGAGCAAATGCGGATGACACGAGACATGTTTGCCCAGCCACGGGCACAGAGGTTCTCGTGCAGTGCCGAAAATATTCACGATGTGCTTAGAAAC aCGGAAAGCATCTACTCGAGCAGGAACCACATCCTCGGCACCGGCACTTTAGATCGCAATATGGGCCTCACCCGCCCTATCTCGGCGCTGCCAGTGAGATCTATGTCCTCGCAGCATATCGGAGGCGCAGGTTCCATCCGCTCGCCCAGCATACGCCGCATGCGGCAGTTACTGGAGCTCTCCGCTGGACCGGCCAGTCCTAGTGGCAGCATAATGAGCACTGGGGGCCACCAAAGTCCTGCACCTACACCAAGTGCTACGCTGCCGCGTCCCCATCGCCAGATCGACATCAATCCGGCGGAGTTTGCGAAGTACAAGCTGGACAAGCCCATTGTAGACATGGGAGGTGTCTCCGGCATGCTATGGATTCACCTTCTTGCTGGTCGCGGCCTGAGAACAGCTCCAGAAGGAGTAGGTCCCGGAGGAGCAGCACCACCGGGACAAACTCGAGATCTCTACTGCGTTATTGAGTGCGACCGCGTGCACAAGGCTCGCACGGTAGTGCGATCTGGTGACCTGCAGTTCGACTGGGACGAGTCCTTCGAGCTGGACTTAGTGGGCAACAAACAGCTCGACGTGCTGGTTTACTCCTGGGACCCGCAGCACAGGCACAAACTGTGCTACCGCGGGGCCATTTCACTATCAGCCATTCTGAGGCAGTCTCCCTTGCATCAGCTGGCTCTCAAGGTGGAGCCCAGAGGCACTATCTACATCCGAATGCGTCACACGGATCCCCTGGCCCTCTACAAGCGTCGCGGACTGCCCAGCTTACGGGCCGGTTACCCGACCCTATTCGGAGCTGACCTCGAGTCAGTGGTGAATCGAGAGTCTAAGGGTGCGCCCGGCTGTGCACCAGTACCCATCGTTCTGCGGCGATGCGTGGAGGAGGTGGAACGTCGGGGGCTTGACATAATCGGGCTGTACCGACTGTGCGGTTCTGCCACCAAGAAGCGACTGCTGCGCGAGGCCTTCGAGCGCAACAGCCGCGCAGTGGAATTGAGCCCGGAGCATGTTCCTGACATCAACGTCATCACCGGGGTGCTCAAGGACTACCTCAGGGAGCTTCCAGAGCCACTGTTCACTCGATGTCTTTTCCAAATGACGGTGGATGCTTTGG CTGTCTGCCTGCCAGATGACCCAGAGGGCAATGCGAAACTGATGCTTAGCATCCTCGACTGTCTGCCGCGGGCAAACCGG GCCACGCTTGTGTTCCTGCTCGACCACTTGTCGCTGGTGGTGTCCAACTCGGAGCGGAACAAGATGTCCGCCCAGGCGCTCGCCACAGTGATGGGCCCCCCGCTGATGCTGCATTCGGCGAGTGCGCAACCGGGCGCTGACATTGATCATGCCCAGCCGATCGCGGTGCTGAAGTATCTTCTCCAGATCTGGCCGCAGCCGCAGGCGCAGCATCAGCAGCTGGCGCAGCACATGGCCGGCGCTACAGGGGCGATGCTGTCCGGTATGGCCACTGCCGGCAGCATGAGCAATATGGCCGGCGTTGCTTCAG ACAGGTCGGCGCGGCGAGTCAACAGGGCAGCGTGGAAGCAAAGTCAGTGCGTTGCCAGCGGACAGACAGGCACTCCTTCTGCAGCAGCAGGCGCAGCTCATGGCGGCGGGCAACCTACTGCGCTCGTCCACTTCGGTAACCAACATACTCTCCCAAGGCCATCCTCAGCTCTCAGCCACAGCCAACAGTCATCTGTATCAATCAGTAGTGGGTCAGTTAGCTCAATCGCATCGAGCCTTGCAACAAGCGGTGCAACag CCCTATCAATTGGGGGCCTCAGTGGTCTCAGCAATTCCCGACCCatcgccactgccacttcccgGCACACCCTCCCCAGGCAGTAG
- the LOC6500276 gene encoding rho GTPase-activating protein 100F isoform X12 — protein sequence MCDSATTGCFLTRSSHRKENGRSVPDVTASPGRAPPGPLPANQLSSLGNQQPHHGNQQHHGNHANQQHHGNHRGHSGSLSNAVGAKDPVLLQGDFRKVSGISSEIFRQIEAVENDHDPNTAAALEAVERRGEMIVRILEPRCMGSKPAVDAAHKLMNKADGRHTVQLVEIVKRPGQTLGLYIREGNGADRTDGVFISRIALESAVYNSGCLRVGDEILAVNLVDVTHMSLDDVVIIMSIPRRLVLAIRQRRGNRGTGSPGPPTLSRPEQKPPPVVVIKRDLRDEDLDETDRMPRPRSSRDRRTGDGREMTESRSRLGLGLNNYSPQSEQLDMYYNTRGGAGGGGPMGEPPNWGYKPPPPPSSVITEQPTKGHAFAPSHAYYQNAGTLESLAEKVHAFYPGAPGGPPVGPSRRMSTGTGNVGLAQQHARFPRSGSDQHLPRVEYADYSNSLGRHSLLRSSLKPGTAGGAPLPVGVGGTLGRYGRYDQQRSGGVSKYGPPAAGAQSLTRRSRPNLDYSSDTEATIGPRSSYYYYNRPAIASMPRGSGGGGGGAAAAAAMLAADHLNKFNSLPRERPGVRLQGMRSRIGDRLVDENDGNTSAPEFDARRGRDLRQRITASPSIFTADEYRAWLRRAPSSSAIAEQMRMTRDMFAQPRAQRFSCSAENIHDVLRNTESIYSSRNHILGTGTLDRNMGLTRPISALPVRSMSSQHIGGAGSIRSPSIRRMRQLLELSAGPASPSGSIMSTGGHQSPAPTPSATLPRPHRQIDINPAEFAKYKLDKPIVDMGGVSGMLWIHLLAGRGLRTAPEGVGPGGAAPPGQTRDLYCVIECDRVHKARTVVRSGDLQFDWDESFELDLVGNKQLDVLVYSWDPQHRHKLCYRGAISLSAILRQSPLHQLALKVEPRGTIYIRMRHTDPLALYKRRGLPSLRAGYPTLFGADLESVVNRESKGAPGCAPVPIVLRRCVEEVERRGLDIIGLYRLCGSATKKRLLREAFERNSRAVELSPEHVPDINVITGVLKDYLRELPEPLFTRCLFQMTVDALAVCLPDDPEGNAKLMLSILDCLPRANRATLVFLLDHLSLVVSNSERNKMSAQALATVMGPPLMLHSASAQPGADIDHAQPIAVLKYLLQIWPQPQAQHQQLAQHMAGATGAMLSGMATAGSMSNMAGVASALSIGGLSGLSNSRPIATATSRHTLPRQ from the exons ATGTGTGATAGCGCCACCACAGGATGTTTCCTGACCAGAAGCAGCCATCGGAAG GAGAATGGAAGATCAGTTCCTGATGTCACTGCCAGTCCGGGTAGAGCACCTCCAGGCCCGCTGCCAGCCAATCAGCTATCCTCGCTGGGCAACCAACAGCCGCACCATGGGAACCAGCAGCACCACGGGAACCATGCGAACCAGCAGCACCACGGCAACCACCGCGGCCATAGCGGCAGTCTGTCAAATGCGGTGGGCGCCAAGGATCCAGTGCTGTTGCAAGGCGACTTCCGCAAGGTCAGCGGCATCAGCTCGGAGATCTTTCGGCAGATAGAGGCCGTGGAGAATGACCACGATCCTAATACGGCGGCGGCCCTCGAAGCGGTGGAGAGGCGCGGAGAGATGATTGTGCGCATTCTAGAGCCCCGGTGCATGGGCAGCAAGCCGGCGGTGGACGCAGCCCACAAACTGATGAACAAGGCCGATGGGCGGCATACGGTGCAACTGGTGGAAATCGTCAAGCGCCCCGGCCAGACACTGGGTCTGTACATCCGCGAAGGGAATGGAGCCGACCGCACCGATGGCGTTTTCATCTCCCGGATCGCTTTAGAGTCTGCCGTTTACAACAGCGGCTGTCTGAGG GTGGGTGATGAAATCTTGGCGGTTAACCTGGTGGACGTCACCCACATGTCCCTGGACGATGTCGTTATCATCATGTCAATTCCACGACGACTGGTGCTGGCCATTCGCCAGAGGCGTGGCAACCGAGGCACTGGCTCCCCGGGACCTCCAACTCTTTCCAGGCCCGAGCAAAAGCCGCCACCGGTAGTGGTAATCAAGCGTGATCTGCGCGACGAGGATCTGGACGAAACTGATCGGATGCCAAGGCCGCGATCATCACGTGATAGACGTACAG GGGACGGCCGCGAGATGACGGAGTCCAGATCCCGCTTGGGTCTGGGTCTGAACAACTACAGTCCACAGTCGGAGCAGCTGGACATGTACTACAATACAAGAGGAGGTGCCGGCGGAGGAGGGCCTATGGGAGAGCCTCCTAACTGGGGATACAAACCACCACCCCCTCCATCATCCGTGATTACGGAGCAGCCCACAAAAGGACACGCCTTTGCGCCATCTCATGCCTACTACCAAAATGCGGGAACTCTAGAGAGTTTAGCAGAGAAGGTGCACGCATTTTACCCAGGAGCACCCGGTGGACCACCTGTAGGGCCCTCTCGGCGAATGTCCACTGGCACCGGCAACGTGGGTCTGGCCCAACAGCACGCTAGGTTTCCTCGATCGGGCTCGGACCAGCACCTCCCCCGCGTTGAATATGCAGATTACTCGAACTCTCTGGGCCGCCACTCTTTGCTCCGTTCCAGCTTAAAGCCAGGAACGGCTGGAGGAGCTCCTCTTCCAGTGGGCGTAGGTGGCACACTAGGGCGCTATGGCCGCTACGATCAGCAGAGGAGCGGCGGCGTCTCCAAGTACGGTCCGCCGGCTGCAGGAGCCCAGTCTCTGACTCGCCGTTCCAGGCCGAACCTGGACTACTCCAGTGACACAGAGGCTACGATTGGTCCACGATCGAGCTACTACTACTACAACCGCCCCGCCATCGCAAGCATGCCAAGAGGATCAggtggcggcggaggaggGGCAGCCGCCGCCGCAGCCATGCTGGCAGCGGATCATCTTAACAAATTCAACTCGTTGCCTCGCGAGCGACCCGGCGTCCGACTGCAGGGAATGCGATCGCGAATCGGTGATCGTCTAGTGGACGAAAACGATGGCAATACTTCGGCACCGGAGTTCGACGCGCGGCGGGGCAGGGATCTGCGCCAAAGAATCACTGCTAGCCCGTCGATATTCACGGCGGACGAGTACCGTGCTTGGCTGAGGAGGGCGCCGAGCAGCTCAGCCATTGCGGAGCAAATGCGGATGACACGAGACATGTTTGCCCAGCCACGGGCACAGAGGTTCTCGTGCAGTGCCGAAAATATTCACGATGTGCTTAGAAAC aCGGAAAGCATCTACTCGAGCAGGAACCACATCCTCGGCACCGGCACTTTAGATCGCAATATGGGCCTCACCCGCCCTATCTCGGCGCTGCCAGTGAGATCTATGTCCTCGCAGCATATCGGAGGCGCAGGTTCCATCCGCTCGCCCAGCATACGCCGCATGCGGCAGTTACTGGAGCTCTCCGCTGGACCGGCCAGTCCTAGTGGCAGCATAATGAGCACTGGGGGCCACCAAAGTCCTGCACCTACACCAAGTGCTACGCTGCCGCGTCCCCATCGCCAGATCGACATCAATCCGGCGGAGTTTGCGAAGTACAAGCTGGACAAGCCCATTGTAGACATGGGAGGTGTCTCCGGCATGCTATGGATTCACCTTCTTGCTGGTCGCGGCCTGAGAACAGCTCCAGAAGGAGTAGGTCCCGGAGGAGCAGCACCACCGGGACAAACTCGAGATCTCTACTGCGTTATTGAGTGCGACCGCGTGCACAAGGCTCGCACGGTAGTGCGATCTGGTGACCTGCAGTTCGACTGGGACGAGTCCTTCGAGCTGGACTTAGTGGGCAACAAACAGCTCGACGTGCTGGTTTACTCCTGGGACCCGCAGCACAGGCACAAACTGTGCTACCGCGGGGCCATTTCACTATCAGCCATTCTGAGGCAGTCTCCCTTGCATCAGCTGGCTCTCAAGGTGGAGCCCAGAGGCACTATCTACATCCGAATGCGTCACACGGATCCCCTGGCCCTCTACAAGCGTCGCGGACTGCCCAGCTTACGGGCCGGTTACCCGACCCTATTCGGAGCTGACCTCGAGTCAGTGGTGAATCGAGAGTCTAAGGGTGCGCCCGGCTGTGCACCAGTACCCATCGTTCTGCGGCGATGCGTGGAGGAGGTGGAACGTCGGGGGCTTGACATAATCGGGCTGTACCGACTGTGCGGTTCTGCCACCAAGAAGCGACTGCTGCGCGAGGCCTTCGAGCGCAACAGCCGCGCAGTGGAATTGAGCCCGGAGCATGTTCCTGACATCAACGTCATCACCGGGGTGCTCAAGGACTACCTCAGGGAGCTTCCAGAGCCACTGTTCACTCGATGTCTTTTCCAAATGACGGTGGATGCTTTGG CTGTCTGCCTGCCAGATGACCCAGAGGGCAATGCGAAACTGATGCTTAGCATCCTCGACTGTCTGCCGCGGGCAAACCGG GCCACGCTTGTGTTCCTGCTCGACCACTTGTCGCTGGTGGTGTCCAACTCGGAGCGGAACAAGATGTCCGCCCAGGCGCTCGCCACAGTGATGGGCCCCCCGCTGATGCTGCATTCGGCGAGTGCGCAACCGGGCGCTGACATTGATCATGCCCAGCCGATCGCGGTGCTGAAGTATCTTCTCCAGATCTGGCCGCAGCCGCAGGCGCAGCATCAGCAGCTGGCGCAGCACATGGCCGGCGCTACAGGGGCGATGCTGTCCGGTATGGCCACTGCCGGCAGCATGAGCAATATGGCCGGCGTTGCTTCAG CCCTATCAATTGGGGGCCTCAGTGGTCTCAGCAATTCCCGACCCatcgccactgccacttcccgGCACACCCTCCCCAGGCAGTAG
- the LOC6500276 gene encoding rho GTPase-activating protein 100F isoform X11, translated as MQWKKKFTRLKAATGNSRVRRMLCCGRRKENGRSVPDVTASPGRAPPGPLPANQLSSLGNQQPHHGNQQHHGNHANQQHHGNHRGHSGSLSNAVGAKDPVLLQGDFRKVSGISSEIFRQIEAVENDHDPNTAAALEAVERRGEMIVRILEPRCMGSKPAVDAAHKLMNKADGRHTVQLVEIVKRPGQTLGLYIREGNGADRTDGVFISRIALESAVYNSGCLRVGDEILAVNLVDVTHMSLDDVVIIMSIPRRLVLAIRQRRGNRGTGSPGPPTLSRPEQKPPPVVVIKRDLRDEDLDETDRMPRPRSSRDRRTGDGREMTESRSRLGLGLNNYSPQSEQLDMYYNTRGGAGGGGPMGEPPNWGYKPPPPPSSVITEQPTKGHAFAPSHAYYQNAGTLESLAEKVHAFYPGAPGGPPVGPSRRMSTGTGNVGLAQQHARFPRSGSDQHLPRVEYADYSNSLGRHSLLRSSLKPGTAGGAPLPVGVGGTLGRYGRYDQQRSGGVSKYGPPAAGAQSLTRRSRPNLDYSSDTEATIGPRSSYYYYNRPAIASMPRGSGGGGGGAAAAAAMLAADHLNKFNSLPRERPGVRLQGMRSRIGDRLVDENDGNTSAPEFDARRGRDLRQRITASPSIFTADEYRAWLRRAPSSSAIAEQMRMTRDMFAQPRAQRFSCSAENIHDVLRNTESIYSSRNHILGTGTLDRNMGLTRPISALPVRSMSSQHIGGAGSIRSPSIRRMRQLLELSAGPASPSGSIMSTGGHQSPAPTPSATLPRPHRQIDINPAEFAKYKLDKPIVDMGGVSGMLWIHLLAGRGLRTAPEGVGPGGAAPPGQTRDLYCVIECDRVHKARTVVRSGDLQFDWDESFELDLVGNKQLDVLVYSWDPQHRHKLCYRGAISLSAILRQSPLHQLALKVEPRGTIYIRMRHTDPLALYKRRGLPSLRAGYPTLFGADLESVVNRESKGAPGCAPVPIVLRRCVEEVERRGLDIIGLYRLCGSATKKRLLREAFERNSRAVELSPEHVPDINVITGVLKDYLRELPEPLFTRCLFQMTVDALAVCLPDDPEGNAKLMLSILDCLPRANRATLVFLLDHLSLVVSNSERNKMSAQALATVMGPPLMLHSASAQPGADIDHAQPIAVLKYLLQIWPQPQAQHQQLAQHMAGATGAMLSGMATAGSMSNMAGVASALSIGGLSGLSNSRPIATATSRHTLPRQ; from the exons ATGCAGTGGAAGAAGAAGTTTACTCGATTAAAAGCGGCTACTGGAAATTCGCGTGTGCGAAGAATGCTTTGTTGTGGACGTAGAAAG GAGAATGGAAGATCAGTTCCTGATGTCACTGCCAGTCCGGGTAGAGCACCTCCAGGCCCGCTGCCAGCCAATCAGCTATCCTCGCTGGGCAACCAACAGCCGCACCATGGGAACCAGCAGCACCACGGGAACCATGCGAACCAGCAGCACCACGGCAACCACCGCGGCCATAGCGGCAGTCTGTCAAATGCGGTGGGCGCCAAGGATCCAGTGCTGTTGCAAGGCGACTTCCGCAAGGTCAGCGGCATCAGCTCGGAGATCTTTCGGCAGATAGAGGCCGTGGAGAATGACCACGATCCTAATACGGCGGCGGCCCTCGAAGCGGTGGAGAGGCGCGGAGAGATGATTGTGCGCATTCTAGAGCCCCGGTGCATGGGCAGCAAGCCGGCGGTGGACGCAGCCCACAAACTGATGAACAAGGCCGATGGGCGGCATACGGTGCAACTGGTGGAAATCGTCAAGCGCCCCGGCCAGACACTGGGTCTGTACATCCGCGAAGGGAATGGAGCCGACCGCACCGATGGCGTTTTCATCTCCCGGATCGCTTTAGAGTCTGCCGTTTACAACAGCGGCTGTCTGAGG GTGGGTGATGAAATCTTGGCGGTTAACCTGGTGGACGTCACCCACATGTCCCTGGACGATGTCGTTATCATCATGTCAATTCCACGACGACTGGTGCTGGCCATTCGCCAGAGGCGTGGCAACCGAGGCACTGGCTCCCCGGGACCTCCAACTCTTTCCAGGCCCGAGCAAAAGCCGCCACCGGTAGTGGTAATCAAGCGTGATCTGCGCGACGAGGATCTGGACGAAACTGATCGGATGCCAAGGCCGCGATCATCACGTGATAGACGTACAG GGGACGGCCGCGAGATGACGGAGTCCAGATCCCGCTTGGGTCTGGGTCTGAACAACTACAGTCCACAGTCGGAGCAGCTGGACATGTACTACAATACAAGAGGAGGTGCCGGCGGAGGAGGGCCTATGGGAGAGCCTCCTAACTGGGGATACAAACCACCACCCCCTCCATCATCCGTGATTACGGAGCAGCCCACAAAAGGACACGCCTTTGCGCCATCTCATGCCTACTACCAAAATGCGGGAACTCTAGAGAGTTTAGCAGAGAAGGTGCACGCATTTTACCCAGGAGCACCCGGTGGACCACCTGTAGGGCCCTCTCGGCGAATGTCCACTGGCACCGGCAACGTGGGTCTGGCCCAACAGCACGCTAGGTTTCCTCGATCGGGCTCGGACCAGCACCTCCCCCGCGTTGAATATGCAGATTACTCGAACTCTCTGGGCCGCCACTCTTTGCTCCGTTCCAGCTTAAAGCCAGGAACGGCTGGAGGAGCTCCTCTTCCAGTGGGCGTAGGTGGCACACTAGGGCGCTATGGCCGCTACGATCAGCAGAGGAGCGGCGGCGTCTCCAAGTACGGTCCGCCGGCTGCAGGAGCCCAGTCTCTGACTCGCCGTTCCAGGCCGAACCTGGACTACTCCAGTGACACAGAGGCTACGATTGGTCCACGATCGAGCTACTACTACTACAACCGCCCCGCCATCGCAAGCATGCCAAGAGGATCAggtggcggcggaggaggGGCAGCCGCCGCCGCAGCCATGCTGGCAGCGGATCATCTTAACAAATTCAACTCGTTGCCTCGCGAGCGACCCGGCGTCCGACTGCAGGGAATGCGATCGCGAATCGGTGATCGTCTAGTGGACGAAAACGATGGCAATACTTCGGCACCGGAGTTCGACGCGCGGCGGGGCAGGGATCTGCGCCAAAGAATCACTGCTAGCCCGTCGATATTCACGGCGGACGAGTACCGTGCTTGGCTGAGGAGGGCGCCGAGCAGCTCAGCCATTGCGGAGCAAATGCGGATGACACGAGACATGTTTGCCCAGCCACGGGCACAGAGGTTCTCGTGCAGTGCCGAAAATATTCACGATGTGCTTAGAAAC aCGGAAAGCATCTACTCGAGCAGGAACCACATCCTCGGCACCGGCACTTTAGATCGCAATATGGGCCTCACCCGCCCTATCTCGGCGCTGCCAGTGAGATCTATGTCCTCGCAGCATATCGGAGGCGCAGGTTCCATCCGCTCGCCCAGCATACGCCGCATGCGGCAGTTACTGGAGCTCTCCGCTGGACCGGCCAGTCCTAGTGGCAGCATAATGAGCACTGGGGGCCACCAAAGTCCTGCACCTACACCAAGTGCTACGCTGCCGCGTCCCCATCGCCAGATCGACATCAATCCGGCGGAGTTTGCGAAGTACAAGCTGGACAAGCCCATTGTAGACATGGGAGGTGTCTCCGGCATGCTATGGATTCACCTTCTTGCTGGTCGCGGCCTGAGAACAGCTCCAGAAGGAGTAGGTCCCGGAGGAGCAGCACCACCGGGACAAACTCGAGATCTCTACTGCGTTATTGAGTGCGACCGCGTGCACAAGGCTCGCACGGTAGTGCGATCTGGTGACCTGCAGTTCGACTGGGACGAGTCCTTCGAGCTGGACTTAGTGGGCAACAAACAGCTCGACGTGCTGGTTTACTCCTGGGACCCGCAGCACAGGCACAAACTGTGCTACCGCGGGGCCATTTCACTATCAGCCATTCTGAGGCAGTCTCCCTTGCATCAGCTGGCTCTCAAGGTGGAGCCCAGAGGCACTATCTACATCCGAATGCGTCACACGGATCCCCTGGCCCTCTACAAGCGTCGCGGACTGCCCAGCTTACGGGCCGGTTACCCGACCCTATTCGGAGCTGACCTCGAGTCAGTGGTGAATCGAGAGTCTAAGGGTGCGCCCGGCTGTGCACCAGTACCCATCGTTCTGCGGCGATGCGTGGAGGAGGTGGAACGTCGGGGGCTTGACATAATCGGGCTGTACCGACTGTGCGGTTCTGCCACCAAGAAGCGACTGCTGCGCGAGGCCTTCGAGCGCAACAGCCGCGCAGTGGAATTGAGCCCGGAGCATGTTCCTGACATCAACGTCATCACCGGGGTGCTCAAGGACTACCTCAGGGAGCTTCCAGAGCCACTGTTCACTCGATGTCTTTTCCAAATGACGGTGGATGCTTTGG CTGTCTGCCTGCCAGATGACCCAGAGGGCAATGCGAAACTGATGCTTAGCATCCTCGACTGTCTGCCGCGGGCAAACCGG GCCACGCTTGTGTTCCTGCTCGACCACTTGTCGCTGGTGGTGTCCAACTCGGAGCGGAACAAGATGTCCGCCCAGGCGCTCGCCACAGTGATGGGCCCCCCGCTGATGCTGCATTCGGCGAGTGCGCAACCGGGCGCTGACATTGATCATGCCCAGCCGATCGCGGTGCTGAAGTATCTTCTCCAGATCTGGCCGCAGCCGCAGGCGCAGCATCAGCAGCTGGCGCAGCACATGGCCGGCGCTACAGGGGCGATGCTGTCCGGTATGGCCACTGCCGGCAGCATGAGCAATATGGCCGGCGTTGCTTCAG CCCTATCAATTGGGGGCCTCAGTGGTCTCAGCAATTCCCGACCCatcgccactgccacttcccgGCACACCCTCCCCAGGCAGTAG